In Gemmatimonadota bacterium, the sequence AAGGCCGAAGGTGCGGAGGATTCCGGGGACGATGGGGCGAAGTCCTGAATCTGTGGATTTCATCGTCTTCGGGCTGGGAAATCCGGGCGCGGAATACGCCCGGACCCGGCACAACCTGGGCGTGATGGTCGTAGACGCGCTGGCCGGGGGTTCCGAAGGAGCGTTCCGTGCGGGCGCGGGCTCCTGGGTGGAGCGTCGCTTTACGGAAGGTCGGCGAACGGGAGTTCTGGCGCGTTCGCTCTTGTGGATGAATCGGTGCGGGGAGTCGGCGCGTGAGGTTCTGGACTCGCACGCCGTCGCCCCGGAGGACTTTCTGGCCGTTTCGGATGATCTGGATCTCCCCCTCGGGCGGGTTCGATTTCGTCGGGACGGGGGCGAGGGCGGGCACCGGGGGATTCGCTCGGTGATCGAGGCTTTGGGAACGGAGGCGTTTCCCCGCTTGAGGCTGGGGATCGGTCGTCCGGAGGTGGAGGCGGCGCGTGCGGGCGTTGTGGAGCATGTGCTGGACGCGTTCCGGGAAGAGGAGCGCGAGGCGGTCGATCGGACCGTGGCCGTGGCGGTGGATGGTGTCCGGTTTTTCCTTCGGGAGGGCGTGGACGCGGCCATGAACGAGTTCAACGCCGGCTGATGGATTTAGTCGGTTTTCGCGGGGACGGGCAGGTTGCGCGTCCCTTTTTCCGAGTGTTCTGAATCGGGGGTTTTTGCACCACATGAACAACCCGTGGTTGATTCCGGCGGCCGGATGTCTGGCTCTCCTGTTTGCCCTATTCAAGGCAAACTGGGTCAATCGGCAGGATCCCGGCAACGAAAAGATGGTGG encodes:
- the pth gene encoding aminoacyl-tRNA hydrolase, which produces MGRSPESVDFIVFGLGNPGAEYARTRHNLGVMVVDALAGGSEGAFRAGAGSWVERRFTEGRRTGVLARSLLWMNRCGESAREVLDSHAVAPEDFLAVSDDLDLPLGRVRFRRDGGEGGHRGIRSVIEALGTEAFPRLRLGIGRPEVEAARAGVVEHVLDAFREEEREAVDRTVAVAVDGVRFFLREGVDAAMNEFNAG